The Salegentibacter mishustinae genome includes a window with the following:
- a CDS encoding response regulator gives MKILVVDDERDVEILFRQKFRKEIKNKSLELVFAFSGQEALDLLEKTDPPEVMYIFSDINMPGMTGLELLDIVKARFPNIKISMISAYGDAENYNKAIDSGAKQFFTKPIDFVSLKKEITSLLN, from the coding sequence ATGAAAATATTAGTCGTTGATGATGAAAGAGATGTAGAAATATTATTTCGTCAGAAGTTTAGAAAAGAAATTAAAAACAAAAGCTTAGAATTGGTGTTTGCTTTTTCGGGCCAGGAAGCATTGGATTTATTAGAAAAAACAGATCCACCCGAAGTGATGTATATTTTTTCAGATATCAACATGCCAGGTATGACCGGATTAGAATTGCTTGACATAGTAAAAGCACGTTTTCCAAACATAAAAATAAGTATGATTTCGGCGTATGGTGATGCAGAGAATTATAACAAAGCCATAGATTCTGGTGCAAAACAATTTTTTACCAAACCCATTGATTTTGTATCCTTAAAAAAAGAAATCACCAGTTTATTAAACTAA
- a CDS encoding ATP-binding protein — translation MDKAIEIELKKVYDTWLNAYLNGDVKTYDAYFDTDYRFIGSANNEEYLNRKDTTKFFEATAHQLAGKTELRKNEITISQYTNVFFITHFFEAYFLHNSHWEYYGRFRFSSVMIKTKNGWKFIYQHFSMPDNKVNTGKTIGFEAVTSENMQLKEAIKRRTVELEQKNEQLQIALEDLRATQAQLIQSEKLASLGQLAAGIAHEIKNPMNFINNFSELSLEYVEELKEALAKLEKNDTTAEMGELLDNVSENLKKVHHHGTRADNIVKSMLMHSRGGSGKLEPTDLNALIKEYVNLAFHGMRAGKYAINVTIDLNLDETVGNVSLNTEDFSRVILNLCKNAFDAMRAKRQLSENETYQPVLNIQTYKDEAQVVHVVIQDNGPGIPDSNKEKLFQPFFTTKKGTEGTGLGLSITHDIITKHKGRIEVSSEENNFTRFHIYLPQK, via the coding sequence ATGGATAAAGCAATCGAAATAGAACTAAAAAAAGTTTACGATACTTGGCTTAATGCATATCTCAATGGGGATGTAAAAACTTACGATGCTTACTTTGATACCGATTATCGTTTTATTGGTTCTGCCAACAATGAGGAGTATTTAAATCGAAAAGACACCACAAAGTTCTTTGAAGCTACGGCTCACCAATTGGCCGGAAAAACAGAATTACGAAAAAACGAAATAACCATTTCACAATATACAAATGTGTTTTTTATCACCCATTTTTTTGAAGCCTATTTTTTACATAACAGTCATTGGGAATATTATGGTAGGTTTCGGTTTAGCTCGGTAATGATCAAAACTAAGAATGGTTGGAAATTTATTTACCAACATTTTTCGATGCCAGACAACAAAGTAAATACTGGAAAAACCATCGGCTTTGAAGCAGTTACTTCGGAAAATATGCAACTTAAAGAAGCCATTAAACGCAGAACGGTTGAATTAGAACAAAAAAATGAGCAATTACAGATTGCCTTAGAAGATTTAAGAGCCACCCAAGCCCAACTCATTCAGTCGGAAAAACTGGCCTCGTTAGGACAATTGGCTGCCGGAATTGCCCATGAGATCAAAAATCCGATGAATTTTATCAATAATTTTTCGGAGTTGAGTTTAGAATATGTAGAAGAACTAAAAGAAGCCCTTGCAAAACTCGAAAAGAATGATACCACGGCAGAAATGGGTGAATTGCTAGATAATGTATCCGAGAACCTTAAAAAGGTTCACCACCACGGCACACGGGCCGATAACATAGTAAAATCGATGTTGATGCATTCGCGTGGCGGTTCCGGCAAGTTAGAACCTACAGATTTAAATGCATTAATTAAAGAATATGTGAATTTGGCATTTCACGGTATGCGTGCCGGTAAATATGCCATTAACGTCACCATTGACTTGAATCTTGATGAAACTGTTGGAAACGTGTCTTTAAACACTGAAGATTTTAGTCGGGTTATTTTAAACCTATGTAAAAATGCTTTTGATGCCATGCGAGCTAAAAGGCAATTATCAGAAAACGAGACTTACCAACCGGTCCTTAATATTCAAACTTATAAAGATGAAGCTCAAGTAGTGCATGTAGTAATTCAAGACAATGGCCCGGGTATTCCAGACAGTAATAAGGAAAAACTTTTTCAGCCGTTTTTCACCACCAAAAAAGGAACCGAAGGCACCGGATTGGGTTTGAGTATTACTCACGATATCATTACGAAACACAAGGGACGTATTGAAGTGAGTTCAGAAGAAAACAACTTTACACGCTTTCATATTTATTTACCACAGAAATAA